In a genomic window of Streptomyces noursei ATCC 11455:
- a CDS encoding aspartate carbamoyltransferase catalytic subunit gives MKRHLISAADLTRDDAVLILDTAEEMARVADRPIKKLPALRGRTVCNLFFEDSTRTRISFEAAEKRLSADVINFAAKGSSVSKGESLKDTAQTLEAMGVDAVVIRHSASGAPYRLATSGWIDAPVINAGDGTHQHPTQALLDAFTMRRRLVGPDAGLGQDLAGKRITLVGDVLHSRVARSNVALLHTLGAEVTLVAPPTLVPVGVETWPCEVSYDLDSVLPKSDAVMMLRVQRERMNAAFFPTEREYSRRYGLDGDRMARMPEHAIVMHPGPMVRGMEITAEVADSDRCTVVEQVANGVSIRMAVLYLLLGGNEPALTNPRTEEK, from the coding sequence ATGAAGCGTCACCTCATCTCGGCCGCCGATCTCACGCGGGACGACGCCGTGCTGATCCTCGACACCGCCGAGGAAATGGCCCGGGTCGCCGACCGGCCGATCAAGAAGCTCCCCGCCCTGCGCGGACGCACCGTCTGCAACCTCTTCTTCGAGGACTCGACCCGGACCCGGATCTCCTTCGAGGCCGCCGAGAAGCGGCTCTCCGCGGACGTCATCAACTTCGCCGCCAAGGGTTCCAGCGTCTCCAAGGGCGAGTCGCTCAAGGACACCGCCCAGACCCTGGAGGCGATGGGCGTCGACGCCGTCGTCATCCGGCACAGCGCCTCCGGCGCCCCCTACCGGCTGGCCACCTCCGGCTGGATCGACGCCCCCGTGATCAACGCCGGTGACGGCACCCACCAGCACCCCACCCAGGCCCTGCTGGACGCCTTCACCATGCGGCGCCGGCTCGTCGGCCCGGACGCCGGGCTCGGTCAGGACCTCGCCGGGAAGCGCATCACCCTCGTCGGCGACGTCCTGCACAGCCGCGTCGCCCGCTCCAACGTCGCCCTGCTGCACACCCTCGGCGCCGAGGTCACCCTCGTCGCGCCGCCCACCCTGGTGCCGGTCGGCGTCGAGACCTGGCCGTGCGAGGTCTCCTACGACCTCGACAGCGTGCTGCCCAAGTCCGACGCCGTGATGATGCTGCGGGTGCAGCGCGAGCGGATGAACGCCGCCTTCTTCCCGACCGAGCGCGAGTACTCGCGCCGCTACGGCCTGGACGGCGACCGGATGGCGCGGATGCCCGAGCACGCCATCGTGATGCACCCCGGCCCGATGGTCCGCGGCATGGAGATCACCGCCGAGGTCGCCGACTCCGACCGCTGCACGGTCGTCGAACAGGTCGCCAACGGCGTCTCCATCCGGATGGCCGTCCTCTACCTGCTGCTCGGCGGCAACGAGCCCGCCCTCACCAACCCCCGTACCGAGGAGAAGTAA
- a CDS encoding aminopeptidase P family protein encodes MSELYAVRRAQLRDRCAATGSTAALISRPANVRYLTGCTPPGAALLLGPGGPGGDVLVCCRPLTGDPTEGRPADDVRVTVLPARDTDPVVAAAGLAAKAGAEVLAVEEHHLTVTRHRALSQVAPRMRLADLACAVEAQRLVKDDDEIACLRIAAEISDQALGELLESILVGRTERHLALELERRLVDHGADGPAFSTSVATGPNSGRAGHLPTDRRVEEGDFLTVGLGANYRGYRCEIGRTFVIGTTPADWQIELYDLVFAAQKAGREALAPGVECHEVDRVTRHILETAGHGDGLGPWTGHGVGLEIDEDPQLSPGAMGKLDACVPVTVEPGVHIPGRGGVRIDDTLVVRPEADGGPELLTITTKELLAL; translated from the coding sequence ATGTCCGAGTTGTACGCAGTCCGACGCGCGCAGCTGCGCGACCGCTGCGCCGCAACCGGGAGTACCGCCGCCCTGATCTCCCGCCCCGCCAACGTCCGCTACCTCACCGGCTGCACCCCACCCGGCGCCGCCCTGCTGCTCGGCCCCGGCGGCCCCGGCGGCGATGTGCTGGTCTGCTGCCGTCCGCTGACCGGCGACCCCACCGAGGGGCGGCCCGCCGACGACGTGCGGGTCACGGTGCTGCCCGCCCGCGACACCGACCCCGTCGTGGCCGCCGCCGGCCTGGCCGCCAAGGCGGGCGCGGAGGTCCTGGCCGTCGAGGAGCACCACCTCACCGTCACCCGCCACCGGGCGCTGTCCCAGGTCGCCCCACGGATGCGGCTCGCCGACCTGGCCTGCGCCGTCGAGGCGCAGCGGCTGGTGAAGGACGACGACGAGATCGCCTGCCTGCGGATCGCCGCCGAGATCAGCGACCAGGCGCTGGGCGAACTCCTGGAGTCGATCCTGGTCGGCCGCACCGAGCGGCACCTCGCGCTCGAACTGGAGCGCCGCCTGGTCGACCACGGCGCGGACGGCCCGGCCTTCTCCACCTCCGTCGCCACCGGCCCGAACTCCGGGCGTGCCGGGCACCTGCCCACCGACCGGCGCGTCGAGGAGGGCGATTTCCTGACCGTCGGGCTGGGCGCGAACTACCGCGGCTACCGCTGCGAGATCGGCCGGACCTTCGTCATCGGCACCACCCCGGCGGACTGGCAGATCGAGCTGTACGACCTGGTCTTCGCCGCCCAGAAGGCCGGTCGGGAGGCGCTGGCACCGGGCGTGGAGTGCCACGAGGTGGACCGGGTGACCCGTCATATCCTGGAGACGGCGGGCCACGGCGACGGCCTCGGACCGTGGACCGGGCATGGTGTCGGACTCGAAATCGACGAGGACCCTCAGTTGTCACCCGGCGCCATGGGTAAACTGGACGCTTGCGTGCCGGTCACCGTCGAGCCAGGGGTCCACATCCCGGGCCGTGGGGGTGTCCGGATCGACGACACCCTCGTCGTCCGCCCCGAGGCGGACGGCGGACCCGAGCTACTCACGATCACGACCAAGGAGCTGCTCGCCCTGTGA
- the bldD gene encoding transcriptional regulator BldD gives MSSEYAKQLGAKLRAIRTQQGLSLHGVEEKSQGRWKAVVVGSYERGDRAVTVQRLAELADFYGVPVQELLPGTTPGGAAEPPPKLVLDLERLAHVPQEKAGPLQRYAATIQSQRGDYNGKVLSIRQDDLRTLAVIYDQSPSVLTEQLISWGVLDADARRAVQHEEI, from the coding sequence ATGTCCAGCGAATACGCTAAACAGCTCGGGGCCAAGCTCCGCGCCATCCGTACCCAGCAGGGCCTCTCTCTCCATGGCGTCGAGGAGAAGTCCCAGGGCCGGTGGAAGGCCGTGGTCGTGGGGTCGTACGAGCGCGGCGACCGTGCCGTGACCGTCCAGCGCCTCGCGGAGCTCGCGGACTTCTACGGCGTGCCGGTGCAGGAACTGCTGCCGGGCACGACGCCGGGCGGCGCCGCAGAGCCGCCGCCGAAGCTCGTGCTGGACCTGGAGCGCCTGGCCCACGTACCGCAGGAGAAGGCCGGCCCGCTCCAGCGCTATGCCGCCACCATCCAGAGCCAGCGCGGGGACTACAACGGCAAGGTCCTCTCGATCCGCCAGGACGACCTGCGCACCCTCGCGGTGATCTACGACCAGTCGCCTTCGGTGCTCACCGAGCAGCTGATCAGCTGGGGCGTACTGGACGCGGATGCCCGCCGGGCCGTGCAGCACGAGGAGATCTGA
- the aroB gene encoding 3-dehydroquinate synthase: MTEHATRIQVGGTAGTDPYEVLVGRQLLGELPGLIGTAAKRVAVLHPEALAATGEALREDLAGQGYEAIAIQLPNAEEAKTAEVAAYCWKALGQTGFTRTDVIVGVGGGATTDLAGFVAATWLRGVRWIAVPTTVLGMVDAAVGGKTGINTAEGKNLVGAFHPPAGVLCDLAALDSLPVHDYVSGLAEVIKAGFIADPVILDLIEADPEGAKRPDGPHTAELIERAIRVKAEVVSADLKESGLREILNYGHTLAHAIEKNERYNWRHGAAVSVGMVFAAELGRIAGRLDDATADRHRAVLASVGLPLSYRGDQWPKLLETMKVDKKSRGDRLRFIVLDGLAKPVVLESPDPAMLLAAHAEIAS, from the coding sequence ATGACGGAGCACGCCACCCGCATCCAGGTCGGCGGTACCGCCGGCACCGATCCGTACGAGGTCCTCGTCGGGCGGCAGCTGCTGGGCGAACTCCCCGGCCTGATCGGCACCGCCGCCAAGCGCGTCGCCGTGCTGCACCCCGAGGCGCTGGCCGCCACCGGCGAGGCGCTGCGCGAGGACCTGGCCGGCCAGGGCTACGAGGCGATCGCCATCCAGCTGCCGAACGCCGAGGAGGCCAAGACCGCCGAGGTCGCCGCGTACTGCTGGAAGGCGCTCGGCCAGACCGGATTCACCCGCACCGACGTGATCGTCGGCGTGGGCGGCGGCGCCACCACCGACCTCGCCGGCTTCGTCGCCGCGACCTGGCTGCGCGGAGTGCGCTGGATCGCCGTCCCGACCACCGTCCTGGGCATGGTGGACGCCGCGGTCGGCGGCAAGACCGGCATCAACACCGCCGAGGGCAAGAACCTCGTCGGCGCCTTCCACCCGCCGGCCGGGGTGCTGTGCGACCTGGCCGCGCTCGACAGCCTCCCGGTCCACGACTACGTCTCCGGGCTGGCCGAGGTCATCAAGGCCGGCTTCATCGCCGACCCGGTGATCCTCGACCTGATCGAGGCGGACCCGGAGGGCGCCAAGCGCCCCGACGGCCCGCACACCGCCGAGCTGATCGAGCGGGCCATCCGGGTCAAGGCCGAGGTGGTCTCCGCCGACCTCAAGGAGTCCGGTCTGCGGGAGATCCTCAACTACGGCCACACCCTGGCCCACGCCATCGAGAAGAACGAGCGCTACAACTGGCGGCACGGCGCCGCGGTCTCCGTCGGCATGGTCTTCGCCGCCGAACTCGGCCGGATCGCCGGCCGGTTGGACGACGCCACCGCCGACCGGCACCGCGCCGTCCTGGCCTCCGTCGGGCTGCCGCTGAGCTACCGCGGCGACCAGTGGCCCAAGCTGCTGGAGACCATGAAGGTCGACAAGAAGTCCCGCGGCGACCGGCTCCGCTTCATCGTCCTGGACGGTCTGGCCAAGCCGGTCGTCCTGGAGAGCCCGGACCCGGCGATGCTGCTCGCCGCGCACGCGGAGATCGCCTCATGA
- the efp gene encoding elongation factor P — translation MASTNDLKNGMVLKLEGGQLWSVVEFQHVKPGKGPAFVRTKLKHVLSGKVVDKTFNAGTKVETATVDKRGMQFSYMDGDYFVFMDMDTYDQLHIDRKTVGDAANFLLEGFEAVVAQNEGQVLYVELPAAVELLIKETEPGLQGDRSTGGTKPATLETGYEIQVPLFITTGEKIKVDTRTGDYLGRVNS, via the coding sequence GTGGCTTCCACGAACGACCTCAAGAACGGCATGGTGCTCAAGCTCGAAGGCGGCCAGCTCTGGTCCGTCGTCGAGTTCCAGCACGTCAAGCCCGGTAAGGGCCCGGCCTTCGTCCGTACCAAGCTCAAGCACGTGCTCTCCGGCAAGGTGGTGGACAAGACCTTCAACGCCGGCACCAAGGTCGAGACGGCGACCGTCGACAAGCGCGGCATGCAGTTCTCGTACATGGACGGCGACTACTTCGTCTTCATGGACATGGACACCTACGACCAGCTGCACATCGACCGCAAGACCGTCGGTGACGCCGCCAACTTCCTGCTCGAGGGCTTCGAGGCCGTCGTCGCGCAGAACGAGGGCCAGGTTCTCTACGTCGAGCTGCCGGCCGCCGTCGAGCTGCTCATCAAGGAGACCGAGCCGGGCCTCCAGGGCGACCGCTCCACCGGTGGCACCAAGCCCGCCACGCTGGAGACCGGCTACGAGATCCAGGTCCCGCTCTTCATCACCACCGGTGAGAAGATCAAGGTCGACACCCGTACCGGCGACTACCTCGGCCGGGTGAACAGCTAA
- the nusB gene encoding transcription antitermination factor NusB, translated as MAARTKARKRAFQILFEADQRGADVQSVLADWMRHARTDPRQPPVHEYTLELVEGYADHIARIDELISTYSVDWDLDRMPAADRSILRLGAYELLWVDGTPDAVAIDEAVQLAKEFSTDDSPSFVNGLLARLKELKPGLRREETR; from the coding sequence GTGGCTGCCCGCACCAAGGCCCGTAAGCGCGCCTTCCAGATCCTCTTCGAGGCCGACCAGCGCGGTGCCGATGTGCAGTCCGTGCTCGCGGACTGGATGCGCCATGCCCGGACCGACCCCCGGCAGCCGCCGGTGCACGAGTACACCCTGGAACTCGTCGAGGGGTACGCGGACCACATCGCCCGCATCGACGAGCTGATCTCCACCTACTCGGTCGACTGGGACCTGGACCGGATGCCGGCGGCCGACCGCTCCATCCTGCGGCTCGGGGCCTACGAGCTGTTGTGGGTGGACGGCACGCCGGACGCGGTGGCGATCGACGAGGCCGTGCAGCTGGCCAAGGAGTTCTCCACGGACGACTCGCCGTCCTTCGTCAACGGCCTGCTGGCCCGGCTCAAGGAGCTGAAGCCGGGGCTGCGCCGCGAGGAGACGCGCTGA
- a CDS encoding shikimate kinase, translating into MTAPVVVLVGPPGAGKSTVGALLAERLGVGYRDTDADIVVTAGKPIAEIFIEDGEGHFRELEREAVRTALDTHPGVLSLGGGAIMDDGTRKLLTGLPVVFLDVELADAVKRVGLDAPRPLLAVNPRKQWRELMERRRPLYTEVARAVIATGDRPPAAVADAIVDALELRPAAEHARPAGREEQA; encoded by the coding sequence GTGACCGCGCCCGTCGTCGTGCTGGTCGGCCCGCCCGGGGCCGGCAAGTCCACCGTGGGCGCGCTGCTGGCCGAGCGGCTCGGCGTCGGCTACCGCGACACCGACGCCGACATCGTCGTCACCGCCGGCAAGCCGATCGCCGAGATCTTCATCGAGGACGGCGAGGGGCACTTCCGCGAGCTGGAGCGGGAGGCGGTCCGCACCGCCCTCGACACCCACCCCGGCGTGCTGTCGCTCGGCGGCGGCGCGATCATGGACGACGGCACCCGGAAGCTGCTGACCGGCCTGCCGGTGGTCTTCCTGGACGTCGAACTCGCCGACGCCGTCAAGCGGGTGGGGCTGGACGCGCCCCGTCCGCTGCTCGCGGTCAACCCGCGCAAGCAGTGGCGCGAGCTGATGGAGCGGCGCCGCCCGCTCTACACCGAGGTCGCGCGGGCCGTGATCGCCACCGGGGACCGCCCCCCCGCGGCCGTCGCCGACGCGATCGTGGACGCTTTGGAGCTACGGCCGGCCGCGGAGCACGCGCGCCCCGCCGGCAGGGAGGAACAGGCATGA
- the pyrR gene encoding bifunctional pyr operon transcriptional regulator/uracil phosphoribosyltransferase PyrR: MDARSSDSRTQAPARPVLEGPDIARMLTRIAHEIVERAKGADDVVLLGIPTRGVFLARRLAAKLEEITGRAIPVGSLDITMYRDDLRLGPARTLARTEIPTDGIEGRLVLLVDDVLFSGRTIRAALDALGDIGRPRAVQLAVLVDRGHRELPIRADYVGKNLPTSLREAVKVQLTEEDGRDAVLLGLRSAPSRPGSDAASSAAEQTVPADER; the protein is encoded by the coding sequence ATGGACGCACGCAGTTCCGACTCGCGCACGCAAGCTCCCGCCCGGCCGGTGCTCGAAGGCCCCGACATCGCGCGGATGCTGACCCGTATTGCCCACGAAATCGTCGAGCGCGCCAAGGGCGCGGACGATGTGGTGCTGCTGGGAATCCCCACCCGCGGCGTATTCCTCGCCCGGCGGCTGGCCGCCAAGCTCGAGGAGATCACCGGTCGCGCCATTCCGGTCGGCTCGCTCGACATCACGATGTACCGCGACGACCTCCGCCTGGGCCCGGCCCGCACGCTGGCCCGCACGGAGATCCCCACCGACGGCATCGAGGGCCGGCTGGTCCTCCTCGTCGACGACGTCCTGTTCTCCGGGCGCACCATCCGCGCCGCCCTGGACGCCCTGGGTGACATCGGGCGCCCGCGTGCCGTGCAGCTGGCTGTCCTGGTCGACCGCGGCCACCGAGAGCTGCCGATCCGCGCCGACTACGTGGGCAAGAACCTCCCCACGTCGCTGCGGGAGGCGGTCAAGGTCCAGCTCACCGAGGAGGACGGCCGCGACGCCGTGCTGCTCGGCCTGCGCTCCGCTCCGTCCCGCCCCGGCTCCGACGCCGCGTCCTCGGCGGCCGAGCAGACCGTCCCGGCCGACGAGCGCTAG
- a CDS encoding Pro-rich N-terminal domain-containing protein, with the protein MQYAVGAPLPPPRGPLHTQGAGMSMNWTPHPGQPHPPGAPHAPAVPPPPPAPPAPAAPGQGGWPAPAPHQAPPAAPHPNPPAAPHPNPPAQHSGDITGHVQLPPGALVPVPSNATPDAAHAAVAVLLIGPAGAGKTSVARHWADTRRVPTAHISLDDVREWVRAGFADPQSGWNDNSEAQYRLARRTCGFAARNFLANGISCILDDAVFPDRPVVGLGGWKRHVGPGLLPIVLLPGLEVVLERNARRSGNRRLSDEEVARIHGRMAGWYGSGLPIVDNSQHDVATTVRALDEVVARSLASPPSW; encoded by the coding sequence ATGCAGTACGCAGTGGGGGCTCCGCTGCCACCGCCCCGCGGCCCGCTTCACACCCAAGGCGCCGGCATGAGCATGAACTGGACGCCGCACCCCGGCCAGCCCCACCCGCCCGGCGCGCCGCACGCCCCCGCGGTCCCGCCGCCCCCTCCCGCGCCGCCGGCGCCCGCCGCCCCGGGCCAGGGCGGCTGGCCCGCCCCCGCACCCCACCAGGCCCCGCCCGCCGCGCCGCACCCGAACCCGCCCGCCGCGCCGCACCCGAACCCGCCCGCCCAGCACAGCGGGGACATCACCGGCCACGTCCAGCTGCCCCCCGGCGCCCTCGTCCCGGTGCCCAGCAACGCCACCCCGGACGCCGCGCACGCCGCCGTCGCGGTGCTGCTGATCGGCCCGGCCGGCGCCGGCAAGACCAGCGTCGCCCGGCACTGGGCCGACACCCGGCGGGTGCCGACCGCGCACATCAGCCTGGACGACGTCCGGGAATGGGTCCGGGCCGGTTTCGCGGACCCGCAGTCCGGCTGGAACGACAACTCCGAGGCGCAGTACCGGCTCGCCCGCCGCACCTGCGGCTTCGCCGCCCGCAACTTCCTCGCCAACGGCATCTCCTGCATCCTCGACGACGCGGTCTTTCCGGACCGCCCGGTGGTCGGCCTCGGCGGCTGGAAACGCCACGTCGGCCCCGGCCTGCTGCCGATCGTGCTGCTCCCGGGCCTGGAGGTCGTCCTGGAGCGCAACGCCCGACGCTCCGGCAACCGCCGCCTCTCCGACGAGGAAGTGGCCCGGATCCACGGCCGGATGGCCGGCTGGTACGGCTCCGGTCTGCCGATCGTCGACAACTCCCAGCACGACGTCGCCACCACCGTGCGGGCCCTCGACGAGGTCGTCGCCCGCAGCCTCGCCAGCCCGCCCAGCTGGTAG
- the aroQ gene encoding type II 3-dehydroquinate dehydratase, whose product MSRRVLVLNGPNLGRLGSREPDVYGATSYAGLVAECARLGKELGLETEVRETNDEGELVRWLHEAADGSLPVVINPGAFTHYSYAMRDAAAQRTAPLIEVHISNPYAREEFRHTSVIAAVASGTVAGFGIGSYRLALRALAEELDA is encoded by the coding sequence ATGAGCCGCCGGGTGCTGGTCCTCAACGGTCCCAACCTCGGCCGGCTGGGCTCCCGTGAGCCCGACGTCTACGGCGCCACCTCCTATGCCGGGCTGGTCGCCGAGTGCGCCCGGCTCGGCAAGGAGCTGGGCCTGGAGACCGAGGTCCGGGAGACCAACGACGAGGGCGAGCTGGTCCGCTGGCTGCACGAGGCGGCCGACGGCTCCCTCCCGGTCGTGATCAACCCCGGTGCCTTCACGCACTACTCGTACGCGATGCGGGACGCGGCGGCCCAGCGGACCGCCCCGCTGATCGAGGTGCACATCTCCAACCCGTACGCCCGCGAGGAGTTCCGCCACACCTCGGTCATCGCGGCCGTCGCCAGCGGCACCGTCGCCGGCTTCGGCATCGGCTCGTACCGCCTCGCGCTGCGCGCCCTCGCCGAGGAACTGGACGCCTGA